In one window of Acetonema longum DSM 6540 DNA:
- the guaD gene encoding guanine deaminase — MAEQSVLILKGNIIFTPDARNFKVYRDSYLIAVGGVIREICPALPAQYQALRIHDYTNQLIIPGFVDLHTHGAQFNQRGLGLDYKLLDWLNRYTFPEEGKFSDPDYASRVYEAFASELIAQGTTRAAVYATVHLSTSRLLFAVLARRGLGAYVGKVNMDANCPDFLKEDTAKSLQATEEILAEWTGNSLVKPIITPRFAPTSTRVLMDGLGKLAIKYDAAVQSHLAENTGEIEWVRELFPEHREYHQVYQHYHLFGRTPTLMAHCIHLSDNAMESMKENQVIAVHCPDSNMNLSSGIMPVRKLLNAGVKVGLGSDVGAGHSLSMPQTMIRAIQLSKIKHALEAEHQPLTLPEAFYLATKGGGSFFGRVGSFEPGYALDALVINDTAAGWDMEPLEKLQRFIYTGTTADIAARYAAGRKIG, encoded by the coding sequence ATGGCAGAGCAATCCGTGCTGATTTTAAAAGGTAATATTATTTTTACGCCGGATGCCCGGAACTTCAAAGTTTACCGGGACAGTTACCTGATTGCTGTCGGCGGCGTGATCCGCGAGATCTGTCCGGCGTTGCCGGCCCAGTATCAAGCCCTTCGGATTCATGATTACACGAATCAGTTGATCATCCCGGGATTTGTGGATTTGCATACCCATGGGGCTCAGTTTAACCAGCGGGGCCTGGGGCTGGATTATAAACTTCTGGACTGGCTGAATCGGTACACTTTTCCGGAAGAAGGAAAGTTCAGCGATCCGGATTACGCCTCCCGGGTTTATGAAGCCTTCGCGTCGGAACTGATCGCTCAGGGAACAACCCGGGCAGCAGTATACGCTACCGTTCACCTTTCAACCAGCCGGCTGCTGTTTGCCGTTCTGGCCCGTCGGGGCTTAGGGGCCTATGTGGGCAAAGTCAACATGGATGCCAACTGCCCTGATTTCCTGAAAGAAGATACTGCAAAGTCCCTACAGGCCACGGAAGAAATTCTGGCGGAGTGGACAGGGAACTCCTTGGTCAAGCCGATTATTACTCCCCGCTTCGCGCCGACCAGTACCAGAGTTTTAATGGATGGGCTGGGAAAACTGGCCATAAAATATGATGCGGCGGTTCAGTCCCATCTGGCGGAGAATACCGGTGAAATTGAGTGGGTCAGGGAACTGTTCCCGGAACACCGGGAATACCATCAGGTGTATCAGCACTATCACTTGTTTGGCCGGACGCCGACTCTGATGGCTCACTGCATTCATCTCAGCGACAACGCTATGGAAAGCATGAAAGAAAATCAGGTCATAGCAGTCCATTGCCCCGACTCTAATATGAATTTATCCAGCGGAATCATGCCGGTCCGCAAACTGTTGAACGCCGGGGTCAAGGTTGGCCTGGGCAGCGATGTGGGCGCCGGACACAGCCTGTCCATGCCTCAGACCATGATCCGGGCCATCCAGCTGTCTAAAATAAAGCATGCCCTTGAGGCGGAGCATCAGCCTCTCACATTGCCGGAGGCCTTTTATCTGGCGACCAAAGGCGGCGGCAGCTTTTTCGGCCGGGTGGGGAGTTTTGAGCCTGGCTATGCATTGGATGCGCTGGTGATTAATGATACGGCGGCGGGGTGGGACATGGAGCCGCTGGAAAAGCTGCAGCGGTTTATTTACACGGGAACCACAGCGGATATTGCGGCGCGGTATGCCGCCGGCAGGAAGATAGGATGA
- a CDS encoding ABC transporter ATP-binding protein, producing the protein MIGTIRLLLGKDIRRLWPPIGLMMLDALISMVFYGVLYLLILDLMNATFSLHKLGLYTLVLLAAFLLRCAATATGYTMYHVLGSDIIKTMRLNLGNHLKNLYLGYFDKNSMGHLLGVMTHDVADFERVITHYMGDLIKAVFLSVYLVAVAFWIDYRLALVQLTFILGGLLILWAASRVVTRLGIRKRRVIGQVVSRIVEYISGIRVFKAFNQTGSRFQRLEQSFRSFKRESIILEAGIAPFVMVFAILADLGFPLVMISGAGLLLEQTLTKELFVIFLIQSLALSNVLKAFSGQYHEFRYFELAARRLVDTYARPEIGFAAEALPPERYDIEFRDVSFAYEPGTPVLKNIRFVAKEGTTTALVGSSGSGKTTVTSLIARFWDVTSGRIFIGGRDIRDLNPDRLLAKISMVFQDVYLLNDTIYNNIKIGAPDAGREEVIRAAELAHCRQFIEKLPGGFDTLVGEGGSTLSGGEKQRLSIARAIIKNAPIVLLDEATASLDADNEHEIHRSLQQLTTGKTVVVIAHRLNTIRDADQIIVLEEGGIAEKGSHRELLAGGGAYCRMVGTLAAAKSWKI; encoded by the coding sequence ATGATCGGTACGATTCGATTGCTGCTGGGGAAAGATATCAGACGGCTGTGGCCTCCGATTGGGCTGATGATGCTTGATGCTTTGATCAGCATGGTCTTTTACGGCGTGCTCTACCTGCTGATTCTCGACCTGATGAACGCAACCTTTTCCCTGCATAAGCTGGGCCTTTACACCCTGGTGCTGCTGGCCGCCTTTTTGCTGCGCTGCGCGGCCACGGCCACAGGCTATACGATGTATCACGTCCTGGGCAGCGATATCATCAAAACCATGCGGCTTAACCTGGGGAATCATTTAAAAAATCTCTATCTAGGATATTTCGACAAAAACAGCATGGGTCACCTGCTGGGAGTCATGACCCATGACGTGGCCGATTTTGAGCGGGTCATCACCCACTACATGGGCGACCTGATCAAAGCGGTATTCCTTTCGGTTTATCTGGTTGCTGTGGCCTTCTGGATCGATTACCGGCTGGCGCTGGTGCAGCTGACCTTTATCCTCGGCGGCCTGCTGATCCTGTGGGCGGCCAGCAGGGTCGTCACCAGGCTGGGGATTCGCAAACGCAGAGTGATCGGGCAGGTTGTCTCCCGGATTGTCGAATATATAAGCGGCATTCGGGTGTTCAAAGCCTTTAACCAGACCGGCAGCCGTTTCCAAAGGCTGGAGCAGTCCTTCCGCTCCTTCAAGCGGGAAAGCATTATCCTGGAGGCCGGTATCGCCCCCTTTGTCATGGTCTTTGCCATCCTGGCCGACCTCGGCTTTCCCTTAGTGATGATCAGCGGCGCCGGCCTGCTGCTGGAACAGACCCTGACTAAAGAACTCTTTGTGATTTTTCTCATCCAGAGCCTGGCTCTCAGCAATGTGCTGAAGGCCTTCTCCGGGCAGTATCATGAATTCCGCTACTTCGAGCTGGCCGCCCGGAGGCTGGTTGACACCTATGCCCGGCCGGAGATCGGCTTTGCGGCGGAGGCGCTGCCGCCGGAGCGGTATGATATAGAATTTCGCGACGTCAGCTTTGCCTATGAGCCGGGCACCCCGGTGCTGAAGAATATCCGGTTTGTGGCCAAAGAAGGAACCACCACCGCCCTGGTGGGGAGCTCGGGCTCGGGCAAAACCACCGTCACCAGCCTGATCGCGCGTTTCTGGGATGTGACCTCCGGCAGGATTTTCATCGGCGGCCGCGACATCCGGGATTTGAACCCTGACCGGCTGTTAGCCAAAATTAGCATGGTATTTCAGGATGTTTACCTTCTGAACGATACCATTTACAACAACATCAAAATCGGCGCGCCTGACGCTGGCCGGGAAGAGGTCATCCGGGCCGCCGAGCTGGCTCATTGCCGCCAGTTTATCGAAAAACTGCCCGGCGGCTTTGACACCCTGGTCGGCGAGGGCGGCTCCACGCTGTCCGGCGGCGAAAAACAGCGCCTGTCCATTGCCCGGGCCATCATCAAAAACGCCCCGATTGTCCTGCTGGATGAAGCCACTGCCTCTTTGGACGCCGATAATGAGCACGAAATCCACCGTTCCCTGCAGCAGCTTACGACCGGCAAGACAGTGGTGGTGATCGCCCACCGCTTAAACACCATCCGGGATGCCGATCAGATTATCGTACTGGAGGAGGGAGGGATTGCCGAAAAGGGGAGTCACCGGGAGCTTTTGGCCGGCGGCGGGGCTTATTGCCGGATGGTCGGGACTCTGGCAGCGGCGAAGAGCTGGAAGATATAA
- a CDS encoding L,D-transpeptidase codes for MKKHIVVNLKNMRLSYFEEDTFIKEYSIGIGKPPTPTPPGNYQVLEKLTFDSPAASEWDFGSRRLVLSSDKTCLHGSWNGPVEGYVSGGCVRMYNPDIEELFDKVEIGTAVSMVEG; via the coding sequence ATGAAAAAACATATCGTAGTGAATCTGAAAAACATGCGCCTATCTTATTTTGAGGAAGATACCTTTATCAAGGAGTATTCAATCGGCATTGGCAAGCCGCCAACACCCACCCCGCCGGGGAACTACCAGGTGCTCGAGAAATTGACTTTTGACAGCCCTGCCGCATCGGAATGGGATTTTGGCTCCAGAAGGCTGGTCCTGTCCTCGGACAAAACCTGCCTGCACGGTTCCTGGAACGGCCCGGTGGAAGGCTATGTTTCCGGCGGCTGCGTGAGAATGTACAATCCGGATATTGAGGAACTGTTTGACAAGGTGGAAATCGGCACAGCCGTCAGCATGGTTGAGGGATGA
- a CDS encoding AAA family ATPase has product MFDTRQYIRSVQLLRDKVPRFDAYPFSLPAIRNLHELALHPRVTFIVGENGTGKSTLLEAMAIAWGFNAEGGTSNFTFATQASHSELNEYIRLVKGTRRPRDGFFLRAESFYNLATSIEQLDSEGGPGGKVIASYGGKSLHQMSHGESFFAVFQNRLSGNGLYILDEPEAALSPVRQMALITRMHELVRRNSQLIIATHSPIIMAYPDSLILQLTRSGIQQVDYEQTEHYSVMKEFANNRPKMLKILLGE; this is encoded by the coding sequence ATGTTTGACACCCGGCAATATATCCGCAGCGTGCAGCTGCTGCGGGATAAGGTCCCGCGTTTTGACGCCTACCCGTTTTCCCTGCCGGCGATTCGCAATTTGCATGAGCTGGCATTGCACCCACGGGTTACCTTCATTGTGGGTGAGAACGGGACTGGCAAGTCCACCCTGCTGGAGGCCATGGCGATTGCCTGGGGGTTTAACGCCGAGGGCGGCACAAGCAATTTTACCTTTGCTACCCAGGCATCCCACTCCGAACTCAACGAATACATCCGGCTGGTTAAAGGTACAAGGCGTCCTCGCGACGGTTTTTTTCTCCGTGCGGAGAGCTTTTATAACCTGGCGACATCGATTGAACAGCTGGATTCTGAAGGCGGGCCCGGCGGGAAGGTGATTGCCTCGTACGGCGGAAAATCCCTGCATCAGATGTCGCATGGGGAGTCATTTTTCGCTGTGTTTCAAAACAGGCTGAGTGGCAACGGGCTGTATATTCTGGATGAACCGGAGGCAGCCTTGTCTCCTGTGCGGCAAATGGCCCTGATTACGCGCATGCATGAACTGGTGCGGCGAAACTCGCAGCTCATTATTGCGACCCATTCCCCGATTATTATGGCTTATCCTGACAGTCTGATCCTTCAATTGACCCGGTCTGGCATCCAGCAGGTGGATTACGAGCAGACCGAGCATTATTCGGTCATGAAAGAGTTTGCCAACAACCGCCCCAAAATGCTAAAGATTCTACTAGGCGAGTAA
- a CDS encoding ABC transporter transmembrane domain-containing protein: MKQQSHFAYLLTIAGSEKYRLYLAAGFSAASAVAAIAPYVFLSVMLRELMQPAFAMEEMLLWVKLTAAVIVLRFLLFMLSGVFSHIAAFTILYKLRLKAVAYFARLGMGFFVSRTSGELQKTINEDIEKLENFIAHQIPDLVAAAAAPLVIFLYLLGVDYRLALLLLFPVGLAVLFQAASFRGYRQRMEEYYELLGRLHGAIMEYICGMPVIKAFNLTADSFAKYKQSAEQYAVFWRTIARRMGPVYGIFTVIIESPLLFVIPGGGYLFLTGRIELPVYILFLTLSLGFLNSFKALVEFGSSFSMVLEGMGKVRAILESRRSQTVLSGWIKTAVMPLSLTMLALSMTRSASWKT; this comes from the coding sequence ATGAAACAACAATCCCATTTTGCTTATTTATTGACAATTGCCGGCAGTGAAAAATACAGGCTGTATCTGGCGGCGGGCTTCAGCGCCGCCAGCGCCGTGGCGGCCATTGCCCCCTATGTGTTTTTGTCTGTCATGCTGCGGGAGCTGATGCAGCCCGCTTTTGCCATGGAGGAAATGCTGCTGTGGGTGAAGCTGACGGCGGCCGTAATCGTCCTACGGTTCCTTCTGTTCATGCTTTCCGGCGTGTTTTCCCACATTGCGGCCTTCACCATCCTCTATAAGCTGCGCCTGAAAGCGGTGGCTTATTTCGCCAGGCTGGGCATGGGCTTTTTTGTCAGCCGGACCAGCGGCGAACTGCAGAAGACGATCAATGAGGACATTGAAAAGCTGGAAAATTTCATTGCCCACCAAATCCCGGACCTGGTGGCGGCAGCTGCGGCGCCGCTGGTGATTTTCCTCTATTTGCTGGGCGTGGATTACCGACTGGCGCTGCTCCTGTTATTTCCCGTAGGCCTGGCCGTCCTGTTCCAGGCAGCCTCGTTCCGGGGTTACCGCCAGCGCATGGAAGAGTATTATGAACTGCTGGGCCGGCTGCATGGGGCGATTATGGAATATATCTGCGGCATGCCGGTGATCAAAGCCTTTAATCTGACGGCCGATTCCTTCGCCAAATACAAACAGAGCGCCGAGCAATACGCGGTTTTCTGGCGGACGATCGCCAGGCGGATGGGCCCGGTGTACGGCATTTTCACCGTGATCATTGAGTCGCCGCTGCTGTTTGTCATTCCCGGCGGCGGCTATCTGTTCCTGACCGGCCGGATCGAGCTGCCGGTATATATCTTGTTTCTGACGTTAAGCCTGGGCTTTTTGAATTCGTTCAAAGCGCTGGTGGAATTTGGCTCGAGTTTTTCGATGGTGCTGGAAGGCATGGGCAAAGTCCGGGCCATTCTGGAGAGCCGGCGCAGCCAAACGGTTCTGTCCGGCTGGATAAAAACGGCCGTTATGCCATTGAGTTTGACCATGTTGGCTTTGAGTATGACCAGGTCAGCGTCCTGGAAGACCTGA
- the ftsZ gene encoding cell division protein FtsZ — protein MLQLDMENETYCVIKVIGVGGGGNNAVNRMISANVKGVEFIAVNTDAQALLTSQAPYRIQIGGKLTKGLGAGANPDIGEKAAQESYDDLVKAIKGADMVFVTAGMGGGTGTGAAPIVAEVARSLGALTVGVVTKPFNFEGKRRQVQAVQGMEKLMQHVDTLITIPNDRLLLMADKRTSMVEAFHIADDVLRQGVQGISDLIAVPGLINCDFADVKTIMTDAGSALMSVGIGSGENRVIAAAEAAIRSPLLETSMEGAKGVLLNITGGAGMGIFEVNEAADLITRVADPDAMIIFGATIDETLKDEAKVTVIATGFKAAAAPQPVAANRTSPPTKIVPPLPTPQAGIREAAAGKADTPSIETLRRYVLDIPEFMRHKGIIMPEDLKKNK, from the coding sequence ATGTTACAATTAGATATGGAGAACGAGACCTACTGTGTGATCAAGGTCATCGGGGTAGGCGGAGGCGGCAATAATGCGGTCAATCGCATGATCAGCGCCAATGTGAAGGGCGTGGAATTCATTGCCGTCAATACCGATGCCCAGGCTCTCTTGACCTCCCAGGCTCCCTACCGGATTCAAATTGGCGGCAAGTTAACCAAAGGACTGGGTGCGGGCGCTAACCCGGACATAGGCGAAAAAGCGGCCCAGGAAAGCTATGATGATCTGGTCAAGGCCATTAAGGGGGCGGATATGGTGTTTGTGACCGCCGGCATGGGAGGCGGCACCGGCACCGGCGCTGCGCCGATTGTAGCCGAGGTGGCTCGCTCTCTGGGGGCACTGACCGTGGGAGTTGTGACCAAACCCTTTAATTTTGAAGGCAAGCGGCGGCAAGTTCAGGCCGTTCAGGGCATGGAAAAGCTCATGCAGCATGTGGATACCCTGATTACCATTCCCAATGACCGGCTGCTTTTAATGGCGGATAAACGCACTTCCATGGTGGAAGCCTTTCACATTGCTGATGATGTGCTGCGGCAAGGGGTCCAGGGAATTTCGGACCTGATCGCCGTCCCCGGACTGATTAACTGCGACTTTGCCGATGTAAAAACGATCATGACTGACGCCGGATCGGCTCTGATGAGCGTGGGTATAGGCAGCGGGGAGAACCGGGTGATCGCGGCGGCTGAAGCGGCTATCCGCAGCCCTCTGTTAGAGACCTCTATGGAGGGGGCCAAAGGGGTGCTCTTAAACATTACCGGCGGCGCCGGCATGGGCATCTTCGAAGTCAATGAGGCAGCGGACCTGATTACCCGGGTAGCTGACCCGGATGCCATGATTATCTTCGGCGCTACTATTGACGAAACCCTGAAGGATGAAGCTAAAGTTACCGTGATCGCTACCGGCTTCAAGGCCGCTGCGGCGCCGCAGCCTGTGGCTGCCAACCGGACAAGCCCCCCGACTAAAATAGTCCCCCCTCTGCCTACGCCCCAGGCCGGCATCAGGGAAGCGGCGGCCGGCAAAGCGGATACTCCCAGTATCGAGACCTTGCGCCGCTATGTACTGGATATTCCGGAATTTATGCGGCACAAGGGCATAATCATGCCGGAGGACCTGAAAAAGAATAAATAG
- a CDS encoding helix-turn-helix domain-containing protein has translation MKHDLIGRHYERMIQEHYLIPVSCDGTGIHYRVSRKYGEGTARRLMLGEGLDINYWHGFSASCLELNNVCLQPDMLEISCCLEGSMQVGLYEPNEQYELAAGQMMFYYHKNFLPSYRLSAWEYTGFSVHVHHDYLAGWLAPGCVGQLDDEWRCNIGLLMRQQRLLVRNAPLALLRLAGEIQSGPPVSHVAAFLAFQAKVMDFVSGSLQAREEKVDDGALPPRDLDLVNRARQYLQEHLYQPPSIAELARILHTNSGTLKRNFKRAYQTTIYGYVKQQRLEKSLNLLKHTDLSIADIASEVGYANPSKYATAFKLHTGMTPSEYKKNRG, from the coding sequence GTGAAGCATGATTTGATTGGGCGGCATTATGAAAGAATGATTCAGGAGCATTATCTGATACCGGTCTCATGCGACGGGACCGGTATCCATTACCGCGTCAGCCGTAAATACGGGGAGGGAACGGCGCGGCGGCTGATGCTGGGAGAGGGACTGGATATAAATTATTGGCACGGCTTTTCCGCATCCTGTCTGGAACTGAATAATGTATGCCTGCAGCCGGATATGCTGGAAATCAGCTGTTGCCTGGAAGGTTCCATGCAGGTCGGCCTTTATGAGCCAAATGAGCAATATGAATTGGCGGCGGGACAAATGATGTTTTATTATCATAAAAATTTTCTGCCGTCCTATAGGCTGAGCGCCTGGGAGTATACCGGGTTTTCCGTTCATGTGCACCATGATTACCTGGCCGGCTGGCTGGCGCCGGGCTGCGTCGGACAACTGGACGATGAGTGGCGCTGCAATATCGGCCTGCTGATGCGGCAGCAGCGCCTGCTGGTCAGAAACGCGCCGCTTGCCCTGCTGCGGCTGGCCGGAGAAATCCAGTCAGGCCCTCCGGTGAGCCATGTGGCCGCCTTTTTGGCGTTTCAGGCTAAGGTTATGGATTTTGTAAGCGGCTCCCTGCAGGCCCGGGAGGAAAAGGTAGATGACGGGGCCCTGCCGCCCCGGGATCTGGATCTTGTGAACCGGGCGCGGCAATATCTGCAGGAACATTTGTATCAGCCGCCTTCTATTGCCGAACTGGCCCGAATCCTTCATACCAACAGCGGGACGCTGAAACGCAATTTTAAACGGGCCTATCAAACGACCATTTACGGCTATGTCAAGCAGCAGCGTTTGGAGAAAAGCCTGAACTTGCTGAAACATACCGACCTCAGCATAGCCGATATCGCCAGCGAGGTCGGCTATGCCAACCCCAGCAAATACGCCACCGCCTTCAAACTGCATACCGGCATGACCCCCAGTGAATATAAAAAAAACAGAGGATAG
- the bfr gene encoding bacterioferritin, producing MKGNPKLIETLNSLLADELSAINQYIVHSEMCANWGYDKLHAKFEMRAIHEMKHAEKLIARILFLEGVPVVSELKAIHIGNDIPKQLECDHAAEEDAIKAYNAAIRLAGDVNDFATREILEHILQDEDAHIDEIEELQDQISHMTLPIFLTTQVGG from the coding sequence ATGAAAGGGAATCCTAAACTAATCGAAACTTTGAACTCGCTTCTCGCCGACGAGCTTTCGGCAATCAATCAGTACATTGTTCATTCCGAGATGTGTGCTAACTGGGGGTATGATAAACTTCATGCCAAGTTCGAAATGAGAGCCATCCATGAGATGAAGCATGCTGAAAAACTGATTGCCAGAATCCTCTTTTTAGAAGGCGTCCCCGTAGTATCTGAACTCAAGGCTATTCACATCGGCAATGATATCCCCAAGCAGCTGGAATGTGATCATGCTGCCGAAGAAGACGCCATCAAAGCGTACAATGCGGCCATCAGACTGGCTGGTGACGTGAATGATTTCGCAACCCGTGAAATTTTGGAACATATTTTACAGGACGAAGATGCTCATATTGATGAGATCGAAGAATTGCAAGATCAAATTTCTCACATGACTCTGCCTATCTTTTTAACCACTCAGGTAGGAGGGTAG
- a CDS encoding sodium-dependent transporter, whose protein sequence is MSKNQHRETFSSGLAVFFATLGSAVGLGNIWKFPYLTGQSGGGAFLLVYFLCILLAGIPVMVAEFYIGRKTRKNAVGAFAELRPGTNWKHIGTMGVVSSYLIMFFYSCVAGWVYYYLFKALKGDFANVTLATAQAEFASAVTNPGSAIMWQAIVMVVVASILALGVQKGIEKITKTLMPLLFILILICDIRAITLPGAEAGIKFLFEVDFAKLTGPVILTALGLAFFKLSLGMGTMTTYSSYFTQDNNLFQTASRVALADTAVSMLAGLAIFPTVFAFGMEPGAGPGLLFMTIPLVFSQMPLGNIMLIAFFFLTSIAATTAMLSLVEVPVAYFSEEKGFTRQKAAFLNAGIILLFGVLAALSADPAAPLGQVQFGGRGFFDWFDYLSSNILLPLGGLLIALFVGWRIDRENLRRELSNYGSVNQSGIIDVFLVVIRYVTPALLVLVFLNSIGIL, encoded by the coding sequence ATGAGCAAGAATCAGCATCGGGAGACTTTCTCATCAGGTCTGGCAGTCTTTTTCGCTACTCTGGGTTCAGCCGTCGGTTTGGGAAACATCTGGAAGTTTCCGTATTTGACCGGACAAAGCGGCGGCGGCGCTTTTTTACTGGTGTATTTCCTCTGTATTCTGTTGGCGGGGATTCCGGTCATGGTCGCCGAATTTTATATTGGACGCAAAACCCGGAAAAACGCGGTAGGCGCTTTTGCCGAACTGCGGCCGGGAACCAATTGGAAGCATATCGGCACCATGGGCGTAGTCTCGTCTTATTTAATCATGTTTTTTTACAGCTGTGTCGCCGGCTGGGTGTATTACTATCTGTTTAAAGCCCTGAAGGGGGATTTCGCCAACGTGACTTTGGCCACAGCCCAGGCGGAATTTGCCTCTGCCGTAACCAATCCGGGTTCGGCTATTATGTGGCAGGCTATTGTCATGGTGGTGGTTGCCAGTATACTAGCCCTGGGAGTGCAGAAGGGGATCGAAAAAATCACCAAAACCTTAATGCCGCTCTTGTTCATCCTAATCCTGATCTGTGATATTCGGGCCATAACTTTGCCGGGAGCTGAAGCCGGGATCAAGTTCTTGTTTGAAGTGGATTTTGCCAAGCTGACCGGACCGGTCATTCTTACTGCCCTGGGACTGGCTTTCTTTAAACTGTCTCTGGGGATGGGCACCATGACGACCTACAGCAGCTACTTCACCCAAGATAACAACTTGTTTCAGACAGCCTCCCGGGTGGCTCTTGCCGATACGGCGGTATCCATGCTGGCCGGCTTGGCCATTTTCCCCACGGTATTTGCTTTTGGCATGGAGCCGGGGGCCGGACCGGGACTCTTGTTTATGACGATTCCTCTGGTCTTTTCCCAGATGCCTCTGGGCAATATTATGCTGATTGCCTTCTTCTTCCTGACATCCATTGCCGCCACCACGGCCATGCTCTCTTTGGTGGAGGTGCCGGTAGCCTATTTTAGCGAGGAAAAAGGCTTCACCCGTCAAAAGGCCGCGTTTTTAAACGCCGGAATTATTCTCCTTTTCGGCGTGCTGGCAGCCTTATCAGCTGACCCTGCCGCCCCGCTGGGACAAGTTCAGTTTGGCGGACGTGGCTTTTTTGACTGGTTTGACTATCTTTCCTCCAATATTCTGCTGCCTCTGGGAGGCTTACTGATTGCCCTGTTTGTGGGCTGGCGGATCGACCGGGAGAATCTACGCCGGGAACTGTCTAACTATGGAAGCGTAAACCAATCCGGCATCATTGACGTATTCCTGGTTGTCATTCGTTATGTGACGCCGGCACTATTGGTTTTGGTTTTCCTGAACTCGATCGGTATTCTTTAA
- a CDS encoding rubrerythrin family protein, giving the protein MPVKNAMTADFLRSAYGGESMAHMRYLTWAEDAEKKEMPNIGRLFRAVSYAEQVHAFNHFRELGQQTGGATVTAGAEFGMGSVAENLQWAIDGEVHEVEQMYPVYFQVAQCQQESGAQRSFHYALEAEKIHVTMFKAAQDAAKAGKDLPTKDYYVCPVCGFTGEGHMEDQCPVCKVKKELFKVFSA; this is encoded by the coding sequence ATGCCGGTCAAGAATGCTATGACTGCCGATTTCTTACGTTCCGCCTACGGCGGCGAATCTATGGCCCATATGCGGTATCTGACCTGGGCCGAAGATGCGGAAAAAAAGGAAATGCCCAATATCGGCAGATTATTCCGGGCTGTTTCCTATGCAGAACAGGTTCACGCCTTTAATCATTTCCGGGAGCTTGGTCAACAGACGGGCGGGGCGACAGTGACGGCCGGAGCGGAGTTTGGCATGGGGTCGGTGGCCGAAAACCTGCAGTGGGCCATTGACGGTGAAGTCCATGAAGTGGAGCAGATGTATCCTGTTTATTTCCAGGTGGCTCAGTGCCAGCAGGAAAGCGGAGCCCAGCGTTCCTTCCATTATGCTCTGGAAGCCGAAAAGATCCATGTTACCATGTTCAAAGCCGCCCAGGATGCGGCTAAAGCCGGCAAGGACCTGCCGACGAAGGATTATTACGTCTGTCCGGTATGCGGCTTTACCGGCGAAGGTCACATGGAGGACCAATGTCCGGTCTGTAAGGTGAAAAAAGAGTTGTTTAAGGTTTTTTCCGCTTAA
- a CDS encoding ABC transporter ATP-binding protein: protein MALVGPSGAGKTTVAQLLGRFWDVRRGVIRIGGHDIRDLELESLMEQIAFVFQETFVLHDTVYENIRMGQSVSREAVLEAAKAAQIHDFILSLPQGYDTVLGEQGTKLSGGQKQRIAIARTLLKDAPVVVLDEATSYADIENEGKIQAALTALLRKKTVLVIAHRLYTIQHADRIIVLDNGRVAGQGTHQELLAGQPLYQHLWRLQSAEADKPLMEVRT from the coding sequence GTGGCCCTGGTCGGCCCGTCGGGAGCGGGGAAAACCACGGTGGCCCAGCTTCTGGGACGGTTTTGGGATGTCCGGCGGGGCGTCATACGGATCGGCGGGCATGATATCCGCGACCTGGAGCTGGAAAGCCTAATGGAGCAGATTGCCTTTGTGTTTCAGGAGACCTTTGTGCTCCATGACACGGTTTACGAGAATATCCGCATGGGGCAGTCGGTGTCCCGGGAGGCGGTGCTGGAAGCTGCCAAGGCCGCACAGATACACGATTTTATCCTGTCGCTGCCCCAGGGCTATGATACGGTGTTGGGGGAGCAGGGGACCAAGCTCAGCGGCGGGCAGAAGCAGCGGATCGCCATTGCCCGGACCCTGCTGAAGGATGCGCCGGTGGTCGTGCTGGATGAGGCCACTTCTTACGCCGATATTGAAAACGAAGGAAAAATCCAGGCCGCTCTGACGGCGCTGCTGCGTAAAAAAACCGTGCTGGTCATTGCCCACCGTCTGTATACCATTCAGCATGCCGATCGCATTATTGTGCTGGACAATGGACGGGTCGCCGGCCAGGGGACCCATCAGGAACTGCTGGCAGGCCAGCCCTTGTATCAGCATTTATGGCGGCTGCAAAGCGCAGAAGCCGATAAACCCTTGATGGAGGTGAGGACATGA